The Phragmites australis chromosome 1, lpPhrAust1.1, whole genome shotgun sequence genomic interval GAAAATTGGGAAATAATTTGGGTTATGAAGATGCGAGAATAAGCAAGTGGTTCTTTGTCAACCAATAGGTTGTCTCAACTAAACAGAGACACTAGTGCAAAAGAAAGAACAAGAAACATTGTAACAACAATCAAGGAAAATCAAGTGAACTTACAAGACCAGTGAAAAACCGGACTACCACATCGCCTGAGCGGACAGCCTCATATTGCATCCACGTTCGCCTCAGGGCCATTCGTCGCTTGAAGTTGTTTCCAGTAGAGAAAACACCAACCAGCAGAAAAAATCGCTTCTTTGGTAGAGGTGGGGCCTTCAGAAGTGCGACACTAGCCATGTCTATATCTTCTGAAACTGGCAATCCATTTGCTAAGAATGACAAGAGCTCCAAATCACCAGAAACCTTGACTTCTGTTACCGACCATGGCTCCAACCTCTATCAAAAACCTAATAGGTTTCACAATTATGCAGTACTCACGAAAATTGAAGTATGCAGTCTTATTGCTTTGCACAAGCTCACCTCTCTATAGACAAATGATGTCTCATGTCGCCCATTTACAGTCATATGAAACCCCTCTACACCGGCCCATAATGTTACTGTAAAAGGCTCTCCTTCAACAATTGAGGAACTGTCACTTAAATGAGCACGTCCATTTGGCCTCTTCCCATCTTCAGGCTGGTTCCCAGTTACATTTATCACAGTATTGTTACTCGCCTGGATGATGCTGGCACTCACTTTCTCATTGCAACGAACAAGCCCATCAACTGCACTGGTCAAACTCATAGCAAAAAGCATTTTTCTTTTATCAGTACCAGCAGAGACTATAAATAACAAGATAGATGTTTAGTAATTAAAAACCTATAGATGAATATTTAGTTGCCAAGAGTTAGATGCTAAGGTTCATGATAAAGGATGCTAGAACAAAAGCAGACAATCAAATCATCAAATGGGCAATCTATATTTACTGGACCTTCCTGTCAGTAGTCAGCATCACTATAACTACTCAATAACACATAAAGTTTGTACCATTGTTATTAAATCGACGACTAATCGTAGATTAACCGTAGATTAGCCATCTGGTCAGTTCCTGGGCACCGACTAGAGCTGGCGACTTGACTTGCTGAGCTAGTCAACCGGTCGGACGACTAATTGGTGACTAAACACGATTAGCCGCCCAAGCCTGGACGCTCGACTTGGATGGCCCATGGGTAGAATTTTGGCCCAGCAAGCCCACACCCCACACACAGTAACTTATCCCCATATAAAAGCCAGCACCCAGCAGTGAAAACAATAGCCCCAATTATTGACTGGAGCCGCGCGCTGTCTGTCACTGCTCTGGCCTCCCATCGGAGTTCAGCCAccctcctcggctcctcccaTACCTAGCTTGCTGCCTCTAGCCTCCTGTCGCCACCCTTCAAGGCTCATGCTCCTCTTCCCCCAGTCACTACCTCCTCCAAGCTGTTCGACTTGCCTCTGTCACTGCTGCATGTGGCCCTCGACACCGATGCAAGGTCAAGCCAACTTTGCAGTtcaacctcctcctccctcttctaGTGAGTATTCCAATCATCACCACTCCTTATTATGCTCCTCTCCTAAGTTTTTGTTTCTCTGCTCTGTTCTACCATCTCCAATCTCCATCTATCCACCTGCAGGTGCCATGGTTAACTTGGAACAGCAACAAGCCACGGCCGCAGCTGCAGCCCCTGCCGCTGATGAGATCAATCCAGATGATCCAAAGCGGTGGGCTAAATCCAAAGACCCAGGGTGGAAATATGGGTTCTGGCCTGATTTATCGAAGGATATGGTGAAATGTAAAATCTGCAACAAGGTAGTCCATGCCGGAATTGGAAGATTTAAGCAGCACCTTGCTGGGAGTTATGGAGACGTGGAGAAATGTGAGAAAGCAAGTGCAGCAATCAGGAAAGAGATGGATGACTACTTGAAAAGTAATTCAAGGGTtgctgaagatgaagttgtCCTTGTCCATGAAGATGAACATGATGGCTGATTGGATTTGGCTGGATGCTGATTTGATGCTTTAGGATGTGTTGGGGGGCTTGGTGCTTTTGGTGCCTTAGTTATTTTGCTACTTTCTAACTTAGAAGTTCAAACCTGTCAAGCTATCTTAGTTTATTAGTTATCATCATGCCATCATGGCCTTTCAGATTTGAAAACTTGTTTAGTTAATTATGCACTTCAGCTTGCTTGATCAATGCTTAGTGGTTGCCAAGTGGCATATTATTTTCTATCTTGATATCTTTATACTCTTCCTTTTCTCTTTACCTTTTACTTGTCCAGAATATGTGAGATGTGAAATTTGATGCTGGATTGCTGGTCCAGCAATTTTATGTAGTTTTACCTCTTTCACTTATTTCACATGTTGCCCAGCAAACTTACTTTGTTCTTGCATCTTGCAGGTTGTTGCTTCCACATTTAAAGCAAAGAAATTCACCAAGAACAACTATATGTTAGGCTCAAAACAAGTGACCAGCTCATGATGATCTAGTTGCATTTCTCTCTTATTCCGTGCTTTACAAGATGTTAATATCCTTAATACATTTCTAAAACTTAGTATTCGCCTAGTCAACTAGCCGGCCAACTAGCCTTTCCTAGTCACGACTAATCATGACTAATCCCGACTAGTCGAGATGTTGGTAGTGTGGCGACTCGACTTTATGACTTAATAACCTTGGTTTGAACTGCAATTTTTTTAAGGATCTCACGCACATAGAAATACTAAAGAAGCACCATTAAACCCCCAATAAAAAGCATAAAGCTTCACGATTGCTAACTTTGATAAATCAGTCCACACATTCAAATTTGTAGTTGACCACTTCTTCCCCAATATTGTAGGATTCCAATAGGACTACAATAGACCTCTACTACATTTCACCATGTTAGTCCGACATCATTAGGAGCTGATCATGCCAAACTTGCCACAGGACACCAAATGGCTTGTAACATACCTAGTACACAAAGAATCCAACAACACCCTGTTCTTGGTCACGGTAGCATACAGCCATACACATGTTATTATGGTGATCTACACAACATTACTCACAAGTATCACAACATTGGTCATCAAGAGTGTTAACTGTAGTCTGTTGCTAACCATATCAACAGAGGGCATGTATAATGCAGGATGATATCATCGAAAGTTCCACATGATAACCTTGTGTACTCAAAGCTTAATCAGTAGCAAATGTACCTTAAGTAAATTTACCTATTTTATCATTCATTAACTCATGGAATACAAGTATCTTAACCATGATACCAGGATCATCCCTAGATCAAAAGCAGATCATGACAATATCTTCATTTGCTCCTCAAAGGGAACGCCCACCAATGCTGGTGTGAGCATCAAGTTGACAACAGTGTGATTATAGGAAAGGATGTATCATATAGATTGTAATTTGCATGCTCATGAATCTTTCTTTGATTATAGCATTTGACTGTGAGTATGTGATTTACAAATTGTTGTCACCAGTTAGCTTCTTATTCTTTGGATTTATTGGTCAAAAGCTCTGAAGTAAAATATCAAGCCTCATTACACTCATGAATTTTTTAGTTTACTTCCATAACCCACTTCAGCTCTGTAGACTCTTAAACCCTGAAGCAGACCAACTAAGTCCTGAACCAAGCACTAACCATGCCACAGTGACACTGGCACTACTTTCCTTCTGGCACAAATACTAATCTGTTGCATATTCTTGCACATGAAACATGTGACAAACTGACAATCACTGGAGCTGAGACTGAGAGTGAGACTCATCAGTACCTTACATTCCTAAGCAAGCAGTACAGGCATAAGCAAGTTTCAGACTTGAATCATAGACAAGACGAACTACACTTGAAATCATTGCATTAATCAGACATGCggattaaaacaaaattaaggCAGATAATAAAAACAACAGTCACCTTGGCTGCAAGCTGATATTGCTGCTGCCTACATCACCAACCGGCGGGCAGCGCTCCCAATCCTCCCACCCCGCATCGGGCGTCCAAGAactctgctccaccaccatccccGCGGCTCCCAGGCTCACATTGACGCGCACCACCACCTCGCCGCTCGCACCCACCATCTCCACCCGCAACTTAGCCGCCCCCATCCTGGGAACCCCGACCAACGTCACCGCGGAGCCCTCCGCGAGCCCGCAAGGGATCCTGGCATTCCCCTCGTGCAGATCCCCTTCCACGGACGCCTGGCAGCTTGCGCCACGACCGAGGGATCCATGGGAGCGCTGCCCCTCCTCGGCGACGGCTAGGGTGAGGTtgcgccaggcggcggcagcCTCGAGGACTCCAGCGGCGGTTCCTGGGAGCGCGTCGGAGCGGGAGAGGAGCGGGCGGAGGAGACGCCAGGAGAGGTGGGCGGTGGAGTTGGCGGGGGGAGGGTAGAGGACGGAGAGGCccgggagggaggggaggaggtgggCCACTGGGCCGGCCGCGGCAGTGGCGGGCGGAGGGGTGGGGGAGGGCGACGgcgagaagaggaggagcagggcGGCGAGGGTGAGGATGAGGagcacgccggagcatttcctCATTGCAGCGGGGAGTCGCGACGAGGACTGTGGAACAGTGGACCTTGTGACGCGGAAGTCAAAGTGCTTTTTcactcaaataaaaaaactatttcgCTATTTATCTGATGACAGAAAATGAAATCGTAACTCGGCCATTTTCGTCCACcaaattaaggaaaaaatcaAGGAAATTCAGGAAATCATGCACATCTTTGGGCTAGCTACAGGCCTAATAGCAAACTTAAGCAAAAGTACAGCTAGGAggtaagttttgtatttttttattaagtTAATCTAAAACTTAAAATGAAGAGATTCACTTCCGTCTAATTAATTTAAACAAAAATTAAACTACGTAGTAATCAGAACTACCTATTAGGTATCTATTTGTATCACTAAGTGTAGTCTATCTGATCCGTCGCAACTTAGAAGACATAATGCAATATTTCCCTTGTGAAATAAAAATCTCCCATGTAAGCACAAGAAATTAAGAAGGATTAAAGTTCAACACTCTTTGACAATGATATCTGCAAAACTATCAGTTTGAAAGGGAAGACATAATGCAACCTTTTCCTTGTGAAATAAAAATATTCCATGTAAGCACCAAGAAATTAAGAAGGATTAAAGTCCAACACTCTTTGACAATGATATATGCAAAACTACCGACTTAAAAGGGGCCGCTTCACTCTAGTAAATTTTATCCTATATGCAAAACTACCAACTTAAAAGGGGCCGCTTCACTCTGGTAAATTTTATCCTTCTTTTCATCCTACCTACCATTTAACAGTTTTTGAGAAGCGGACTTTAAAAAAGATAGACCGAGTGAGAAGGAATTTCCAATGAAAGGATCCGAAGAAGCTAATAGAGGGCATTGTCCAGTGGACTGGACATGAGTTTGCCGCCTACAGAAGCTGGGAGGTGTAGGAATTCTCAATCTGGAAGTGTTCAGAAGGGGCTTTAATCCTCAACCGTTGGCTGTGGTATGAACGAAAAGAACCAAGCAGACCATGGGTGGGCACAAAACCaccatgtgatgaggttgacAAGCACCTCTTCTAAGCATGCACCAAGTTGAACAAGATGCATGGAAGAAAGGCAAATTTTGACGCTCAAATAATTGGCTTAATGGACAGGCACCTATGGACATCGCTCCCAGCCTATTCCCTCTAGCATGGCGCAAAAAAATACCGCCCAACAGGATCTTACTAACCATAATTGGACCAGGGATTAATGAGTGATGAAAATGGCCACCACAAACCAAATGGCTGAATTCGGGCTGCTTTAGGGGCTTGTTGAGCAAGTAAAAGTTTCGGATCAGGAGGATGAGATATTCTGAAAATGGACTGAACATGGAGCGTATACAGCAAAGTCCGCTACCGGATCTAATTCTAGGGGTCGTTTAATGTTTTTTGATACACATGCTATTTGGCGAGCTCATGGGGCATGGAAGCACAAATTCTTTGCATGCTGCTACTTCAAAGCAAAATCCAAATCACGGATCAGCTACTTTTAGTGTGTTTAGTTGCTCGGACGGGTTTTTTCAGAGTTGTATCGTATAAACAGACTGAATAGAGTTAtatgtgtaaaaaaaaaagggtgtTTTGTTAATTGTATCTGTCTAGATAGTCTGAGttaattttctgtttagttgattGAATCTGAGATCGTATGGACAGATACAATAATTAAGATTGTAATTAGTTACTTGTATGAATTaagataattttgtgacactgactAGTGAGCTTGCCTGTATGAGTACAGTCAGAAtaagactatatatatatatatatatatatattttagattATATGTATCCACCAAGTCAACCTATGTGATCAGATGCAAGAGGCGTCGTACATCTTTGCTTACTCTACTGCTACACAAAGGAAGTTTAGGAAAGGGAAAAATACAAACCCCTCAAAAGTCACTTAGATTTTAATTTTACcctaaaagttattttgttaCAAAAACCCTCaaaaagtttgattttgttgaaaaaaccctccaaaaattaaaaaaaattaaaaacaactagagacaattctaagaccttctgtgacatttgttttcaaaaataatatcatttacatcatattttatggagaggaagtttaggaaaaaaaaaagaaaaatgtgcagctcatttattaactcatgttattttaactttgtcatgtataccattatttttactacacaaataattgtttaagtaaactaataaaagtggtttcactaattttaggggtgttatggattagttatgaattaatctatatacaacacatttactcaatcctgcacgttataataactatttcaaaatttcatgtatttttagaagatagaggatcatgtaagaagattaaaaaaatttgtttcataatttttggattagtaaataattaactatgcatttaactcgaattaataaatgagctacatgtttttctttttttctcaaacttactccccatgaaatatgatgcaaaggatattattttttaaaacaaatttcaccaaaggtcttagaattgtctctagttttttagattttttttattttgtttattttttttaaaatttttggaggtGTTTTTACAACGAACCAAACCTTTAGGAGTTTTTTGCAGCAAAAATAA includes:
- the LOC133911486 gene encoding hydroxyproline O-galactosyltransferase GALT3-like isoform X2 — protein: MRKCSGVLLILTLAALLLLFSPSPSPTPPPATAAAGPVAHLLPSLPGLSVLYPPPANSTAHLSWRLLRPLLSRSDALPGTAAGVLEAAAAWRNLTLAVAEEGQRSHGSLGRGASCQASVEGDLHEGNARIPCGLAEGSAVTLVGVPRMGAAKLRVEMVGASGEVVVRVNVSLGAAGMVVEQSSWTPDAGWEDWERCPPVGDVGSSNISLQPSAVDGLVRCNEKVSASIIQASNNTVINVTGNQPEDGKRPNGRAHLSDSSSIVEGEPFTVTLWAGVEGFHMTVNGRHETSFVYRERLEPWSVTEVKVSGDLELLSFLANGLPVSEDIDMASVALLKAPPLPKKRFFLLVGVFSTGNNFKRRMALRRTWMQYEAVRSGDVVVRFFTGLHKNEQVNIELWREAQLYGDIQLIPFVDYYTLITLKTISICMFGTKIVPAKYIMKTDDDAFVRIDEVISSLKKSNSDGLLYGLISFQSSPHRDKDSKWFISRKEWPFDMYPPWAHGPGYIISRDIAKFVVRGHQELTLQLFKLEDVAMGIWIQQYKQSGQQVNIVTDDRFYSEGCDADYVLAHYQTPRLMMCLWEKLKTEYQAVCCE
- the LOC133911486 gene encoding hydroxyproline O-galactosyltransferase GALT3-like isoform X1, whose product is MRKCSGVLLILTLAALLLLFSPSPSPTPPPATAAAGPVAHLLPSLPGLSVLYPPPANSTAHLSWRLLRPLLSRSDALPGTAAGVLEAAAAWRNLTLAVAEEGQRSHGSLGRGASCQASVEGDLHEGNARIPCGLAEGSAVTLVGVPRMGAAKLRVEMVGASGEVVVRVNVSLGAAGMVVEQSSWTPDAGWEDWERCPPVGDVGSSNISLQPSLTSAVDGLVRCNEKVSASIIQASNNTVINVTGNQPEDGKRPNGRAHLSDSSSIVEGEPFTVTLWAGVEGFHMTVNGRHETSFVYRERLEPWSVTEVKVSGDLELLSFLANGLPVSEDIDMASVALLKAPPLPKKRFFLLVGVFSTGNNFKRRMALRRTWMQYEAVRSGDVVVRFFTGLHKNEQVNIELWREAQLYGDIQLIPFVDYYTLITLKTISICMFGTKIVPAKYIMKTDDDAFVRIDEVISSLKKSNSDGLLYGLISFQSSPHRDKDSKWFISRKEWPFDMYPPWAHGPGYIISRDIAKFVVRGHQELTLQLFKLEDVAMGIWIQQYKQSGQQVNIVTDDRFYSEGCDADYVLAHYQTPRLMMCLWEKLKTEYQAVCCE